Genomic window (Ruminococcus flavefaciens AE3010):
TAAGTATTTCTTTCATTGATCTCACTCCTCTAAAAAATACAGGTAAAATTAGCGGTATTTTTTATAGTATAACATACTTTTTTGTAAATTGCAACCTGTTTTCACTAAAGAACTGCTATTTGCACTATTCGCCGAAAAAATTTTTTTAATTTATGCAACACTTTACATATACGCTCCGTATGTGTATAATGAAAGCAGAACGTATACGAAAATGCTTCGCAGCAGAGGGGGTGTGGGACCATGACCGACAAGGATATCAAGGAGCTTATGAAAAGCTCTCCTGACAAGGGCTTCAGGGCGCTTTTTGACGAGTACTGGAGCTATGTCTATACCATAGTTTACAATACTCTCCGTGACTGCGGCAGCAAAAGCGACATTGAGGACTGTACAGCCGATGTGCTCAGCGACGTGATGATGAATTACGATACCGAACATGAGGGCTCTCTGAAAGCTTACCTGGGTACCTCGGCAAAACGCCGTGCCATAGATATGCGGCGGGCACTAAGCTCTCGCAAAAGCGTCTCTATAGATGAGGACGAAAACCTGCTGCTGACCTCTGACGAAAACATAGAATCTGCCACCGAAAGCTCCCACATATCGGCAATACTTCTCAACAGGATCGAGGAGCTGGGCGAGCCCGACTCAACTATAATCATACAGAGGTACTTCTACGACAGAAGCTCCGCCGAGACCGCGCGTATACTCGGCATGAACCCCATAACGGTGCGAAGCCGCCTGCGGAGGGCGCTGAAAAAGCTCAGAGACGTTCTCACCGATATGGACATAACTCTGTAAAGGAGGATAAATATGAAAAGGAATATCAAGGATATACTCCACAGCGCGGACAGCAGTACCGTTGAACGCATCGCAGACCGCGGCAAGGCTGCCGATAGCGAGACTGCAAGCCGCATATACGACAAGTGCCTTGCCCGCATGGATAAGGACTCAGAGCATACCGAGTTCTTCACTGTCGAGCCCGTCCGCAGAGCTCCGCGATTTGCTCCTGCTCTCATAGCAGCTGCAAGCGTGTTCATTGTACTGGGAGCTGTAGGTCTGGCGCTGAAATTCAAAGCTCCAACGCCCGAGCCAGTTGACGTTTCGCCTGTAATCGCTGCTACGGGAACTACAGGGAGCTCCACAGGTGACGAGTACAGAGTCACGGATACTACCGAAACAAGGGCAATAAGTATCTCGGAGGACGGCACAAAAGGCGCTGATACTTTGAAAGAGCCTGTAACTACATTCAAGCCTGCAAGCGACAAAACAAAGACCACTGTAACTGCTTCGGGAGGCTTTGCTACAACCAATACCACCGCAAAGAACAGCAAAACTACGGCAAAAACTACTAAAAACAGCTCCAAAACTACCACTGCAAAGGCGACAACAAAAACTGTCACCACAGTTAAAACAGGCGAAAAGCGCATGACCTTAGCCGAGATAGAGGAATGGGAGCGCAAGAACGCTCCGTCTACACTTGTACGTGAAAGAGCTATACTGAACGGCGAGATAAGCGCTGATTCGCCCCGTGTAACTCTTGAACAGATAAAGCAGTTTATAGCTGAGAGCTCCAATATTGACGAAATATACAGGAAGATACAGAAGATCCAGCCTTATCCCGATGTTGAGGGCGGGAGCGGCTTTACCCTCATAGAATACTGGGTATATGGAAACAGCGACAATTATGTTCTGCTCAGCCCCGACGGAAAGGGCATCGAGCTTATGGACAGAGCCGGCAGAAAGATAACCGAGGTCCTGTATACTGAGCCGCGCGTAACCACTCCGCCTGTTACAAACAAGTACGAATATGCAGGCGAGATAACTCTCGATGAGGTATTGAAGCTTGCGAAAAGCAGCCAGAATATGCAATACAGCGATTTCAGGAAATACTGCTATTCTGCCGATCATTATGATGATTCAGACATGACGTTCATAATTTCCGACCGCGAGAAATGGTATCTTGTTGTAAGAGCAAATAAAGGCGGAAGCGGCGTCATATGCGGCATTTGGGACAATATCTGCAATTACCGTATGGATATCCGTTCAACACCATATGATGATATAGTCGATAACATAAACGGCTGGACGTACAAGGACGCAGTTACAATATCTCCCGTAGCAGGTAAAATAAGCATTGACGACATTATACGCATTCATAACGAAAAAGGCGAAGACCTTGACCCGTCGGACTTTGCGGGATTTACCTATGAGGATTTCAGACTGAATGGCAGCCATATTGTCAAGTATCGTGTTGTAGACGGCGATAAATACAAGGTATCAAAGGTGAATGAGGTCTATCTGACATTGCTGTTGGGCAACGGCAGACCGCTGATAAGTGCTTCTCTTCACGATCAGAATTTCATATACAATTCGCTGCTCATTAATACATCTGAATACTACGGTACTTTCAACAACTCTATCGACGGCGAACTGGAAAACACCAAAACAGGAACATGGTTCTTGGATAATCAATGATATAAGCATAAAAGCTGCTGTGAAAACGGCAGCTTTTTCTTTTCCGCATATTGACAAAGCCGACTGTTTGGGGTATAATCAAGAATTGATGAATACATATTGAAAGAATGATGAATATGAAAAAGATCGTTTCTATACAGGACATCTCCTGCTTCGGAAAGTGCTCCCTGACAGTGGCTCTGCCCATTATTTCGGCAATGGGTATCGAAACAGCTGTAATTCCCACGGCTGTGCTGTCAACTCATACGGGTGAGGGCTTCAAGGACTATACCTTCCGTGACCTAACCAGTGATATCCCTGCCATTGCAAAGCACTGGAAGAGCATGGACTTAAAGTTTGACGCGCTGTACACGGGCTATCTGGGCTCTATGGAGCAGGTGCAGATAGTGTCGGACTTCTTTGATGACTTCGGCAGCAGGGATAACTATATCATAGTCGACCCCGTTCTCGGTGACGCAGGAAAGCTCTATGCAGGCTTTACTCAGGAGTTCGTTACTGAGATGAAAAAGCTCTGCGCAAAGGCTGATTATATCATGCCGAATATGACAGAGGTGTCATTCCTGCTCGGTATCCCCTACACTGAGGATTACGACGAAGCATACATAAAGGACGCTCTCCGCAGACTTGCTGCTCTCGGCTGCAAGGTTCCTGTTATAACGGGAGTTCACTTTGATGACGAGAAGCAGGGCGCTGCCGCATATGACTCAGTAAATGACAAGTTCTATTTCTCCTTTGACAAGAATGTGAATATGCGCTTCCACGGTACGGGAGATATTTTCAGCAGCGTTTTCTCGGGAGCCTGCGCTCTCGGCATGAATATTCAGCAGTGCCTTGATATTGCGGTGAAGTTCACTCTCGACTGCATTGAAGCGACTGTGCCAAACATGGAAGAAACATGGTACGGAAGCTGCTTTGAGCTGTGCCTCGGGAAGCTGATAGACTACGTGAATAAAAAATGATTTTTCGGAGCAGCTGCGGCTGCTCTTTTTTATTCCAGTTATTACCTATGATTACCGAAAGCATAATCGGCAATAATATCCTCGTAATCACTTACGGAGGATATCTCTCATGGCATATAACAAAGTCGTTATCGCAGGAATAAACACCTCTGAGCTTACAGTGCTCAGGGAAGAGGAAAAGATAGCTCTGCTCAAGGAAATAAGAGCTACAGGCAGCAAGACTGCTCGGGACAAGCTCATAAACGGCAATTTGCGACTGGTTCTCAGCGTGATACAACGCTTTACGGGTCGCGGCGAGGACATAGACGACCTCTTCCAGATAGGCGTCATAGGTCTTATCAAGGCAATAAACAACTTCGACCTGTCAAAGGAAGTCCGCTTCTCCACCTACTGCGTGCCAATGATAAGCGGAGAGCTGCGGCGGTATCTCCGTGACAACAGTCATGTCAAGGTGAGCCGCTCTCTGCGGGACCTTGCCTACAAGGCGATACAGGCAAAGGAACAGCTCACGGTAAAGCTCCAGCGTGAGCCCAATATGGACGAGATAGCCGCGGAAATAGGCGTAAAGCGTTCTGAAGTGGTAATAGCACTTGAAAGTATAAGCGACCCTGTTTCACTTTACGAGCCTGTCTACTCCGACTCCGAGGACAACCTCTATATCATGGATCAGATAAGCGACATGAACGACGTTGAAAGCCGCATGGACGAGCTGACCATACGTGACGCTATCAGCGGTCTTGGAGAGCGTGAGCGGAATATCCTGTATCTTCGCTTCTTCCGCGGCAAAACGCAGGTCGAAGTCGCAGGCGAGATAGGAATATCTCAGGCTCAGGTGTCCCGACTTGAAAAAAGTGCAATTGAACGCATCAAAAACAGTGTATGAACCTTGCTCTCCTTCGGGAGAGCTTTTTGTTAAAATTTGACATTTTTCTATTGATTTTTAGCTGATAATGATGTATAATTAATTATATGTAAGTTTATAGAGAAGGATCAAAAAAGTCATTATATCAGAGGTCTGAGAGTATGAAAAAAATATTCAAAGCCGCGGCATTATGCTGTGCAATCACACTCTCCGCCTGTTCAAGCAAAAAGAATAATACTGTCACAGCTCCCGACGGCAAGCTGGATAAGTGCAGTCTGCGCTTTTCATGGTGGGGCGGCGACGACAGACACAAAGCAACTCTGGACGCTATCGACCTTTGGAACCAAAAGCACCCTGATATCTCCATAACCCCCGAATACGGCGGGTGGGACGGGTGGACGGAAAAGGTCTCCGCACAGATAAAAAGCGGCACAGAGCCCGACATCATGCAAATAAACTACGACTGGCTCATTTCTGTGTCCGAGGACGGCAGCAGATTCTACGATCTGGACAGCCTTGATAATTTCCTTGACACATCGGGATATGACGATGAGATACTGTCTTTCGGACGTGTGAACGGCAGGCTCAGCGCTCTTACGGTCTCGGTCAGCGGCAGGAGTCTGTTCTACAATTCCGATGTATTCGGCTCTCTCGGTGCGAAATACCCGAAAACGTGGGCGGAGCTCACTGCTCTGGGGAAGAGTTTCGGCGATGAGGGGCTCTACCCTATCGACCTTGATATACAGTCGGGAGGAACTGCGTGGTATCTTGCGGTGGTATACGTTCAGCAGAAAACAGGCAAAGAGTTCATAACCCACGACGGCAGGCTGGGCTTTACCGTCGATGACATCAGTGACGCACTTGATTTTTACAAAAGCCTTGAGGAGAACCATGTCATCAGAACTGTCAGGACAAGGACGGACGAGGACGGAAATGCCGCTCTGTATCAGTCTTCCGAGTTCATCGACGGCAGAGTGGCAGGGGTTCTTGAATGGGGCAGCGCTGTGGGCAAATACGAATCTGTTCTGCCTGAGGGCGTTCTTGAAGCAGGCCCGCTTCTCGGAGACGACAGCGGCAACACAAGGGGCTGGATGATAAAGCCTACCCTGCTCTACGCTGTTTCGGCAAATACAAAATACCCCGACGAAGCCGCGGCGTTTATAAATTTTCTCGTCAATGATGAGAAATGTGCTCAGCTTCTCGGCACTACAAGGGGCATACCTGCTTCCGAAAAAGCTGCGTCTGCCCTTGAAAAGAGCGGTAAGCTGTCGGGACTTGCAAAGGAGTGCAGCGATCTGCTGGCAGCTGCTGATACAGTTACCATAAGCCCTTATATGGAGCTTCCGCGCATGAAGGAGTTCTATAACACAGCCATAGAATCTGTATCCTACGGAACTGCTGATACGGATACTGCTGCCCGTCAGATGTACGACTCAATCACCGATCATCTGGAGAAAATAAGAAAATGAATACCCGAAAATACCTTAATCCCGTAGGCGTCAGCAAATACACAGGTCTCGCGCTGATATCGCCTTTCATTATAGGCGCTGTACTGTTCATCATCTATCCTTTCGTTTGCTCATTTGCCGTGGGACTTACCAACAGAGGAAGCTTCGTGGGACTTGACAATTTCCGCGATATGCTCAGCGGCAGAGACTTCCCACAGGCAGCAGGCGTTACTTTCAAATA
Coding sequences:
- a CDS encoding RNA polymerase sigma factor, producing MTDKDIKELMKSSPDKGFRALFDEYWSYVYTIVYNTLRDCGSKSDIEDCTADVLSDVMMNYDTEHEGSLKAYLGTSAKRRAIDMRRALSSRKSVSIDEDENLLLTSDENIESATESSHISAILLNRIEELGEPDSTIIIQRYFYDRSSAETARILGMNPITVRSRLRRALKKLRDVLTDMDITL
- a CDS encoding pyridoxamine kinase; its protein translation is MKKIVSIQDISCFGKCSLTVALPIISAMGIETAVIPTAVLSTHTGEGFKDYTFRDLTSDIPAIAKHWKSMDLKFDALYTGYLGSMEQVQIVSDFFDDFGSRDNYIIVDPVLGDAGKLYAGFTQEFVTEMKKLCAKADYIMPNMTEVSFLLGIPYTEDYDEAYIKDALRRLAALGCKVPVITGVHFDDEKQGAAAYDSVNDKFYFSFDKNVNMRFHGTGDIFSSVFSGACALGMNIQQCLDIAVKFTLDCIEATVPNMEETWYGSCFELCLGKLIDYVNKK
- the sigG gene encoding RNA polymerase sporulation sigma factor SigG, which encodes MAYNKVVIAGINTSELTVLREEEKIALLKEIRATGSKTARDKLINGNLRLVLSVIQRFTGRGEDIDDLFQIGVIGLIKAINNFDLSKEVRFSTYCVPMISGELRRYLRDNSHVKVSRSLRDLAYKAIQAKEQLTVKLQREPNMDEIAAEIGVKRSEVVIALESISDPVSLYEPVYSDSEDNLYIMDQISDMNDVESRMDELTIRDAISGLGERERNILYLRFFRGKTQVEVAGEIGISQAQVSRLEKSAIERIKNSV
- a CDS encoding extracellular solute-binding protein; its protein translation is MKKIFKAAALCCAITLSACSSKKNNTVTAPDGKLDKCSLRFSWWGGDDRHKATLDAIDLWNQKHPDISITPEYGGWDGWTEKVSAQIKSGTEPDIMQINYDWLISVSEDGSRFYDLDSLDNFLDTSGYDDEILSFGRVNGRLSALTVSVSGRSLFYNSDVFGSLGAKYPKTWAELTALGKSFGDEGLYPIDLDIQSGGTAWYLAVVYVQQKTGKEFITHDGRLGFTVDDISDALDFYKSLEENHVIRTVRTRTDEDGNAALYQSSEFIDGRVAGVLEWGSAVGKYESVLPEGVLEAGPLLGDDSGNTRGWMIKPTLLYAVSANTKYPDEAAAFINFLVNDEKCAQLLGTTRGIPASEKAASALEKSGKLSGLAKECSDLLAAADTVTISPYMELPRMKEFYNTAIESVSYGTADTDTAARQMYDSITDHLEKIRK